CTCTATATTCACATACCTTTCTGCATCAGCAAATGCTTTTACTGTGATTTCTATTCGGTTTATGCAAAACCTGATTTGATGGATGGGTATATCGATGCTCTGTTGGCCGAGGCCGACAGCAACCGTGGTATGGACTTCGCTACGCTTTTTATCGGGGGCGGTACCCCCAGTATACTGGGAGCTGAAAGGCTGGAGAAGTTGATATGCGGCCTTCGGCGGATATTCGATCTTGCTGATTTAGGGGAGGCGACAGTCGAGGTTAATCCGGAGTCAGCCGGGATTGACTTGCTGGCGGCGCTGTACAGGCTCGGCATCGGCCGGATCTCCATCGGGATACAGTCGTTGAACGATGATGAGCTTAAAAAGTCAGGCAGGGCCCATAACAGGCGGCAGGCGCTTGAGACTGTCAAGACGACCTTTTCCGTCGGTTTGCGCAATGTATCGGCGGATATCATGATAGGATTGCCCGGCCAGACAGCACAAAGCCTTGCAGGCACGCTGAATATCCTGATAGGCGCGGGCGTAAACCATATTTCAGCTTATTGCCTTTCAATCGAAAAGGGCACCTCTTTTTATCGGTATCCTCCGCCTGATTTACCCAACGAAGATGAGCAGGCAAGCCTTTTCGAGTGCGCCGTCGACATTCTACAGACGCGCGGCTTTGTGCATTATGAGATATCGAATTTTGCATCACCGGGCAGCGAGTGTCTGCACAACCTCAATTACTGGAGGGGGGGAGAGTATCTCGGGTTAGGTCCGGCGGCCGCCTCGCACCTCGGTGGACGTCGCTTCAGGAACACACCCAGGCTGGAGCGATATCTGGCTGACCCTTTGTCCGGCCGGGAAGGGGAGGAGTGTCTGGAAGACGCACGTAAAGCAGGTGAAGAGGCGATGCTGCGTCTGCGGCTTATTCAGGAAGGCCTGGACATGCAGGAAATGGCCGGAAAATACGGGCGGAATGTAATTGAAGGGCTGGAAGC
This genomic window from Dehalococcoidia bacterium contains:
- the hemW gene encoding radical SAM family heme chaperone HemW, producing MRGLYIHIPFCISKCFYCDFYSVYAKPDLMDGYIDALLAEADSNRGMDFATLFIGGGTPSILGAERLEKLICGLRRIFDLADLGEATVEVNPESAGIDLLAALYRLGIGRISIGIQSLNDDELKKSGRAHNRRQALETVKTTFSVGLRNVSADIMIGLPGQTAQSLAGTLNILIGAGVNHISAYCLSIEKGTSFYRYPPPDLPNEDEQASLFECAVDILQTRGFVHYEISNFASPGSECLHNLNYWRGGEYLGLGPAAASHLGGRRFRNTPRLERYLADPLSGREGEECLEDARKAGEEAMLRLRLIQEGLDMQEMAGKYGRNVIEGLEARLNELVKRRSLARERAVFRLQPACVLTSNSVFIDVIG